In the genome of Fusarium fujikuroi IMI 58289 draft genome, chromosome FFUJ_chr02, one region contains:
- a CDS encoding probable Snz-type pyridoxine vitamin B6 biosynthetic protein SNZ1 gives MTNDSSNTGAASNGEAKSSFTVKAGLAQMLKGGVIMDVTNAEQARIAEEAGACAVMALERVPADIRKDGGVARMSDPAMIKQIQEAVTIPVMAKARIGHFVECQILEALGVDYIDESEVLTPADDESHVEKSTFGVPFVCGCRNLGEALRRIAEGAAMIRTKGEAGTGDVVEAVRHMKTVNKQIAQAKAALAEGGIIRIRELARELEVDADLLRQTAELGRLPVVNFAAGGVATPADAALMMQLGCDGVFVGSGIFKSGDPAKRAKAIVRATTHYKDAKVLAETSTGLGEAMVGINCDSMKPEEKLAGRGW, from the coding sequence ATGACCAACGACTCCTCCAACACTGGTGCCGCCTCCAACGGCGAGGCCAAGTCCTCCTTCACCGTCAAGGCCGGTCTCGCCCAGATGCTCAAGGGCGGCGTCATCATGGACGTCACAAACGCTGAGCAGGCCCGCATCGCCGAAGAAGCCGGCGCCTGCGCCGTCATGGCCCTCGAGCGAGTCCCCGCTGACATTCGCAAAGACGGCGGCGTAGCTCGCATGTCAGACCCCGCCATGATCAAGCAGATCCAAGAAGCCGTCACCATCCCCGTCATGGCAAAGGCCCGCATCGGCCACTTCGTTGAGTGCCAGATCCTCGaggctcttggtgttgactaCATCGACGAGTCTGAGGTTCTCACCCCCGCTGATGACGAGAGCCACGTTGAGAAGAGCACTTTCGGTGTTCCTTTTGTCTGTGGGTGCAGAAACCTCGGTGAGGCGCTGCGAAGAATCGCAGAGGGCGCTGCTATGATCCGAACAAAGGGCGAGGCTGGCACGGGCGATGTCGTCGAGGCCGTGCGACACATGAAGACAGTCAACAAGCAAATCGCGCAGGCCAAGGCCGCGCTCGCCGAGGGCGGCATCATCCGCATCCGCGAACTCGCCCGCGAGCTCGAAGTCGACGCCGATCTCCTCCGCCAGACCGCAGAGCTAGGCCGTCTGCCCGTCGTCAACTTCGCCGCCGGCGGAGTCGCCACGCCCGCTGACGCCGCGCTCATGATGCAGCTCGGCTGCGACGGTGTGTTTGTCGGCAGCGGTATTTTCAAGTCGGGCGACCCTGCGAAGCGGGCCAAGGCCATCGTGCGTGCGACTACACACTATAAGGATGCCAAGGTGCTGGCTGAAACTAGCACGGGGCTTGGCGAGGCTATGGTGGGAATTAACTGCGATAGCATGAAGcctgaggagaagcttgccgGTCGAGGATGGTAA